The genome window AACTGCCTGCTTGTATACTGCTCCCAAAGCTGCTGACATACTTTCAGAGAGGATGATACACCTAAGCTTCTAAGCTATGGCGACGGGCTGGCTTCAAGTACGATAAGAGCCACTGGAGGACACAGATAAAGGCAATAAATCTGATGGGGCCTTTGGCCTTTGGCTATGACGCAATTAATTtgggattttattctaagtgacTGTGTCCAGCCCTGGGGAGCAGGGGCCCCAGTAGCTTCCAAGGCTTCTAGGCTGATCCCCAAGGAGGAAACTGTCATTTTATTCCATATTCATGTCCAtatctgttctctctctgtctcttcacccCCACACCCTAACCCAGGCACATGGCAGTACATTTAGAGGCCCCAGAGCCCACAGATAACTGtgcatatttgtgtatgtgttgaGCTCGTAGGCCCTTGGAATAACTTTGGGACTATTTGGGGCAATAACTCAAACAATTCTCAGCTGGTGGGATATCCTGGTCAGGATGTTGCCGGAAACAGATACCCTGGGCTGCAACTCAGAATTTTCCAACTGAGTCACCTTCTACAAGTCACCAGACCATTGCCCAGGCCTCAGTACTCCCACCTGTAAAACAGGGACACCGGTTTCTGTCCTGCCCACCACACAAGGGAgtgtaagacacacctaggataAGAACCATCTCGATAAGGGACCCTTAGAACTGTCGTTAACCAGCCAGCAGCGAAACAGCAGGTGGACCTGTGCCGGTGACGCCTTTGCTTTAGTTTCTATCATTACTTGAAACTTTCCCCTCACTTTCCAGGTCACAGAACAGTTTGGGGACTTTAGTAGTGAGTGCTGAAGAGAGGGTGGTTGTGCGGGGCTGAAGGGGACACACAGAGGGAGCTCAGAGAAGCTGAGCGCAGTCACACGGTGGAGACCGGACTCCAGCTCTCCATCGGGACAGTCGGGGAGCCCGGGGACTCCAGGGCGGTGGCAGGGGGCCTACCTTGCCGTACTTCTTCAGCTTCTGCCGGTACTTCTTCTTGGGCTTGTCGCTGGGCGCCTGCTCCTCTAGCGGCTCGTAGTGCTCCGGAAGGACGGCCAGGTGCACCCGCCGTGCGCTCCGGGCCCCCGGGCGCCCCGCGCTCGCCGCGCCCTCGGCCACCTCGTCTTCCAGCTCTAGGTGCTCCAGGATGGCGGTGGCCTCCTCGTCCCCCCGCGTCCGCCCCCGCGTCCCGCGGCGCAGGAGGCCGCTCGCCGCCTTGCTCCGCAGCCTGGCTCCCACCGTCATGATGCCGCGGCCCCTTCGGCGAAAGTCGGGATGTAAAGACATCAACCTTTGCTAGGCGCCCGcggcacccccccccctcccgccccagcCCGGACGGGGCGAGCGACTTGAGGACACAACGCCCCCTGGCAGTGGGGCCCGGAATCGCTGCGGCTCCACCTGGGCCTGGCCACCGGATGACCATCGCGCTGAGCCCCACTTGCCACCTCGCCTCCCGTCCTGGGGGTCAAAGGTGTGAAAGACACCCCGAAAGGTCACTGCACCATGAACTTCCAAACCACGTCTAACCGCACTTGGCACAAAATAGGTGAATCCCAAATAGTGAGTCAGACTTCATTTGTCCACGTGCAAACTGACAGCGATGACGatggtgatgatgacaatgatgatgataaagATTACTATACTCCGTGCTGGTAAAGATGCAGCGAGAGGATCGTGACAATAAATGTCATGGGATGCAAACTGGTGACAAGCTTTTGGAAAGGCAATCAGAAAATAGTTGTCAAGAGTCCTGAAAAACAGTCACACTTTTCCAGTCACCTGTTCTAACGAAACAGTCAGAAAGGCAAAGCAGTGTGTCCACGGTGTCAGTCACAGTCTAACCCAGTGACAAAGTGGAGCAGACTGAAGGGGATGGGCTAGCTGAATTCTGGTGCAGACACATGACATCAGGTGATGTCATAATTGAAATCAGATGACCCTGGTGGACATACATTCTCAGTACCTGTAATCTCCACCTGTTTACCATGCCTGATTTCCTTATGTGGGCTTGCAATTCTTGGCAACTTATGGttaaatataaaatcatacaggttatgatttcattaatattttaatattattaaaacttgTGATACATTTAAGAATTATTTGGAAATACTGCTATAAAGACATAAAACCTTTATAATTTAGCATGTTAGAATATTAAACACCAGCTTTGTGATTCCAACTTAAAATGTATAATCAAGTAATGACTTAGACTTTTAAGTTCAatcaaaaagaatacaaaaataagtttaatttattatgtataaGAATTAGTCTTATGTTGAAATacttgaaaagaaaatcaaatacacCAAGTTTGCAAGtcacttaaaatgtttaaaaaattaaattaagtgaaTGGTTAAAAGCCCCTTATAGTAATTGTTAAATTTACAATTGCTTTATAAACTAAAGCAGACCCTAATGGTCCCTTTTCTGTGTACAAAGCTGACTTCAGAGACCCCCAGATTGCCTGTCAAATGAAGACCAAGGTGAAATGCTCATGAGATCTAACATGAGctatgcaaaatatttttcaaatatcacAGCATTAGCTTGCCTGTTAATTCCTTGTAATACTCAGAATCTTGAACTTGATGCAAAGTTAATCCTCTCTCTTCTATTGGGCAGCACgtgctgtgtgtgtggggggggtgtaagtgtgtgtggggggggtggagtGTAAGGTTGGTAGAGAAGCACCaggtttctcttctgttttccccACTTGAGGAGCCTCAGCTCTCAAATGTGCAAACTGGTTTCCGGCCCTTCTGAGGGTAAAACAGATAAGAGGACAGAAACGTTTTTCCTTCACTGGGACTGCTCCAGACATTGTACCCTCTGGGCCTGGCAGGTGTTTGGAGCTGACATTTCCATTGGTTCTGTAGGCGCGCCCACTGAACAATCTGTGTGACTGGCCACGGCCCAGCAAatgccttctcccttccccattACTCCTCGCTCATCTCCATCAGTTCTGTGGTTCAGCTCTGGCTTTCCTATCCTTAGCCTCTGTGCCCTTCTAGATGGCCACATGGGACAGGATTTAGTATACGGATCCATGCTTCCAAATGGCCAAAGGGCAGGCTGTACACGGGGCCAATTCCACAGAAACCTCTAGAACCACTGCAGAGCTGTCATTTGTCCTGCAGTCAGGAAGCTGGGGCACCAGGACAACACCTCCAGGGCCACTGGCTGCGAGTACACACTACCGTAGCTGCCAGCCAGGGATCCTCCAAGGCCCATGCCATTAGCTCCAGCCATGGCTGATGGGTCTATGCTAGCAAAAGACTCACATCTCTGCCAGTCTCTTGAGACTCATGAGCCTGGGGACCAGATCCCGACATCTAGCACAGAAGAATCCCACACCTGCAGGACTATGTTTATTTTACTAGCAGAAGCAGCAAAAATAGCAGAAGCATTGCTTTCACCCACTTTGCCTTCCAAAGCTCTGGGGGGTGCACCTGATTAGAAGCTAATTTGCTTAATTCCCTCCAGGACCCAAGGGACTCTGGGATGTGTTTGCTTTCCCCAGCGTCTGCACACAGGAAAGAGGGTGAGAAGGATGCTGAGTGCTAACCCATAGGAATCTTTCCTTGTTGGTAAAAACTAGGGACCTGCCCTCCAAAGGAACAAAACACTGGAGAGCTAAGGTTCATGAAAATACATCAGTTATTGAGGGGAAAAATGTTCAGAGACCTCAGAGTCTTAAAAACAACCGCTTATTTGGAAACTTGCATAAAAATAGTTACAGATATTTAATTGAAAACAGTCTGTTCTAGACATAGAAAGACTATTTATGCTTTAATCTTTTGTAATAAATGTGCaagtctggaaagaaaaaaaaaaacgagggAGGGGTCTGTATGGACctgaagttttataatttaaagtaaCTCTTATTTTTATAGGAAAGGCTTATTAGGCTCAGGAAGAAATATTGCTGGAGCTGATGAGAACTGGTTACAAACAATGGAACAGTTACAACAGCCTTAGTTTTCAAAGTCTGCAACTTAAAGTGAGGGAAGGGGAGCAGTTCTGAATCCCAGCTGAGTTCTAGTATTTTTTGAGCAGCCTCTCCCCAAGGGCAAGATGGTTGACCCCACCACCTCTCAggttaaaaacttaattttttaaagattatttttagttTCGGGTCTTCTATATTAACTATTTTTCAGTTcaaaatgtgattaaaaaaaacagatggCATAATAGCAGAGAAATTTAACATTTGCATTTAAGTTTTTGAGTATCTGTGGTAATCGCACTTGACAGATCTTATAGAATGCAAAATTGTGGATTTGGGGCATAGCACATTTTTATTTCACTCAAAGGGGTTGGACTTCAACACTAACGATGGAGGAAAGAGGAGATCAATACAATGTAAACACGGGATTCCAGTTAAAGTACGTGACAACTAAAATTTGCTACAAGGGTCTTCCAGAAATTGTTTCTCCTGGAATccagggatttttttaaaaaattctgttttctctttccgAGAGAGGGTAAACTGTTTCTGTCCTATGGCTGCTGTGAGGGGCTGACATTGGGCCACCTGAGTGAGCAGAGTGGGGGCAGCTGGCCACAGCTCTGATTGCACGGAGCTCAGCTCTGGTTAACCAGGTTTCAGCCTCCTGGGCAGCGGCAAGGGCCCAGCCTTTGACCTTCGCAGTATTTGAGCAGGGGGGGGCTGGTTCACCTTTGGCTTCCACTCCAGCCCTGACATCAACCACTGGGCAAACGCCCCCGAAAGCTCGCTGGTGCTCCTCCTCTGCTCTTTCTCAGCACAATCCTGGGGAACAGGGGGCAGTTGCAGGGCTAcgtggtttaaaattttttttttttttgctgcgcTTCCAGATTCCTCCAGTCTAGCCTGCCAGGCCACACGGCACTATTTACAAAACATGCTTGGCGggtctcctccctgccccacacTGTCACTTCTCCTTGCCAGGCATGCCTCTGCTGCCCACCAGCTCAGTGGCTTTTCCAGGAATGCAAGCGGCTGCGGCGCGCTGTGAGTCTGTGATGCCCCCTTCTGGAACTCCGTTCACCTTCAGGATGTCCCTGCGACCACCACTGCCCAGATACCACCGAAGTGTGTCATTCTTATTTGAGCCTCCTCAGATTCAATCCCGTGTTATCCCCAGATCCAGGGTCCTTGGAATCATTTGGAAGCATTTTCCATCCGAGGCAGAACCAGAAGTGGCCAAAGCTTTAAAATGGGACTGCtaacatttaaaagaattcttTAACAATATTACAGAATTAACTTTTACTGAGCCAAAGGACTCGGAAGATTTGGAAAACTACTGGGCTGTTTGCCCTGGCTAGTATTGAGAATAGAAGAATATATGTATAGAGAAATAAGGTCAGAATTATGTTTTTATAAGTTAAAAGACTATTTCTGATAAAACCTGAAAATCCTACATTGCTATATATCCATTCTTGCCAACAATATTCCATTCTAATACATATACTGTAtgcatatacatatgcatattctAATACATATATGtgggtatatatgtgtatgtatatatattgatacatataaATTTTCTCTCCTGAAGGTAGATTAAGATATCTTAACTGGTACTGCATTTAGGAAAATGCATCATGAAAACTATGTTGGCTTACATATGTATTAAAACTACATAAGTTATGACTACAATCGATAGGACACAACAGCATGCGTGATATATTGATTAGAAGGGAAAAGCTACTACATATGACAAAGAAAAGAATTAGTCGAAGCTATGGGTAGGGGGGCATGCAGGAAGATGACTCattgaaatgttttcaaataagaTAGGATAtaatacaattaaattttaattggaGACACAGAACTATAGAGTGTAAAAACATTAGTAAAAGCTGAATAGAAGTCAGAATGGGTTTGTCCAGGTTTGTTGAGAATGCACATGTAACCATGCAATGAATGAGTCATTGCAGGTGAGGCAGATAGAAGCCAAACGAATGGTCAGTGCATTTTGAAGACCAAACTGTTGCAGTATCTCTATCTTCAGGATGTGAACCAATAAACTGACTTACCCTTCGGCCAAGGACTGATTACAGCCACATACTAGAAAGCAGAAGCTACAATCCGAAGAACTCAGAACTATCAAATGTCGACCCCTTCCAAAGGAAAACGAATGGAAACCTTTGGACAGAACTTCTAAAACCCAGAGTGAGAAATTATTTCAGAGTTCTCTAGACCAAAGTAATTTTACTCTATATCTTATGGTATACTCTAAGgaccaataaatatttgaatttcatttaGCAGTTTTACAGTTAGTCCTTTGAGTGGTAAGTTTTCTGTTAACCCTTTGACTTGAGGACATACAtaaacgttcgtactactcagagGGTTAGTATTAGTACTGGTATCACTATTTTGAAGCTATAtttttattgccaagtaataTAAGTAAGTTATGTTAGCTTTATTATAAACTAAGAGCTTCAGAATGACAATTAATGAGTTTACTATGAAAGGAGGCATAATTATCATTTGAACATAGGATTAATAATTTAAACTGGTTGTACAGTAATCTTAGTactaaactgaaaatggatatgAAGTTCTTACATGTCtgtgtatgtatatgcatgtatttttgcatctctgcccACTGAAAGGCCCTACAAGTCACAGTATTCAAGTAGCACCAAGTTAGATAAGCAACCCTAGAGTTCCCAGTTTGGTCTCTAATACCCCTAGAGTTCCTAGTTTGTTTCTACTAAAAGAAATGGAGCCTTAAAAAATTGGTGGATGGCATGTCTTGGTCAGAAAAGGTATAAGATGAGCCTGGGATATCTTGTTAGTAGACAGCAAAGacactttaaaaatgtgtgtattttCATCAGAGTGTACCAGTGAAAGGATTCCTTTGGCTAAATTATGACATTTTGATCACCCTAAAAGCACTCATGACTAAAAACAATGGAAACAAATTGAGTCAATGTAAAGCCATCAGTCCATCCCAGTGTTCTAAGAGAAATAAGGCTAGGATATAAAAAGGACATGGCTATAAAAGACTATATATTGTTTTCCAGTATCATCTTAATTATCTCCATGATTTTTGGCCCTGCTAGACATGcacaatatgaaaaaaacaatGCAGAATTCCACTGAGTCCTAGAAAATTTATGAAAGCACTACATTTGGATATGAGGGATTTCGTGGGATGGAATTAGGTGCCTTTGTAAGCAGATGGAAAGATACTTAAATAACCCACATGAATGAAAACAATTACAAAATCCAACTGAGGCAGTGAAGGCCGGTAGTGTCAAAGCTGTGAGTAGACAGAACCAGATGTGCTATTCATTAAATCTAGGGAATGTGGGCCATGAGAGCAAAGACTTCTGAGGGGCAATGGGGTGTCTGTTTTATAGACAGGTCCACAGGGTTCCAACTGCTGTTGGATGATAGGATCAAGTGGTGATTCTGGACAGGGGTTTTCTCTGCCCCCTAGTGGTTCTGTCTGGTAGTAACTGGAACCAACAAGTGCACTGTGTCAAAAAGTTTACAAGgtgacctgaagatggcagcagagtaggcagacacacagtctcccagctcacaccaccgaactggattataaactaatttatgaacaatcagcgtgataAACCAtatctggactataagaacagctttcaaaaatcaaggagcaaagaagaagccacaacaaacttggtagggagcgcctgaacctcacctgcttacaggaatggggggggggggcggagggggaGGTTGGGCTCtaactccaaggaaaagagcagtaaatactgctcacagccacttgcctggcgaccagggagcgagttgtgttgaaagggcccgcttattttcgaaaaagaaagaagaaagagagagacagatggtgagggggagaggaatataggtgatgacataaaaagctgactcattcagtgctggaggcagccataactgggggaggggtgatCCTTCcataaagcaaaatacaaaagtacttccaggtcacagagatacagacatctctccagctccaatcagtgcaacaagacacagctgaaaacaagaagtggggaggaggggcagtaactcaggtctccatggaaatctgagatacacctcccctactgaagctgagaaagcaacccgcccccagagagattaactggcagaagaggacttcagagcctcaggtcacacccaccgcattcctggatacctgttcaaataaaccccctgctgaggtcagcaaacaagacaatcacctgttaagaaaacaaacaaatcaagacttcaaagcagccccaatcctaaagtggattacaaataatagctaatgccaacccaagaagacctagaacaggggtccccaaactacggccccgcaggccacatgcggccccctgaggccatttatccggctcctgccgcacttctggaagggtacctctttcattggtggtcagtgagaggagcatagttcccattgaaatattggtcagtttgttgatttaaatttatttgttctttattttaaatattgtatttgttcccgttttgtttttatactttaaaataagatatgtgcagtgtgcataggaatttgttcatagtttttttttatagtccggacctccaacggtctgagggacagtgaactggtcccctgtgtaaaaagtttggggacccctgacctagaaacaacacaagcaaaaactagaggcagacaacaccaagcctagactcaaccagctctacaaagaaaacacccagacacccaggcacaatgTGAAGACAAAGaactgcaatccaaatgaaaccacaagagagaccttcaggagatgaactgagtgatatgaaaataatcaaacttccggatgcggagtttaaaataatgattgtaaggatgcttagggatct of Saccopteryx bilineata isolate mSacBil1 chromosome 1, mSacBil1_pri_phased_curated, whole genome shotgun sequence contains these proteins:
- the C1H1orf115 gene encoding required for drug-induced death protein 1 translates to MSLHPDFRRRGRGIMTVGARLRSKAASGLLRRGTRGRTRGDEEATAILEHLELEDEVAEGAASAGRPGARSARRVHLAVLPEHYEPLEEQAPSDKPKKKYRQKLKKYGKNVGKVITKGCRYVVIGLQGFAAAYSAPFGVATSVVSFVR